The sequence below is a genomic window from Candidatus Eremiobacterota bacterium.
GGAGTACGCCGGGGGAAAGCCCGACCTCAGAAAGGTTCAGAACCTCATCTTTGCCGAGAAGGGAGAGGTGATCTATACCGGGCCTGCCGAGCCCTTTGACCTGGAGAAGTCCTCCGCGCCTGACTACGGGGTTTTCCCCCTTGAGAAGTACACGGTGCCCCGCGAGGACCTCATGATACTCTTCAGGATCGCGAGGGGCTGTCCCTGGCAGAAGTGCACCTTCTGCAGGACCGACATCCCCCAGTGCAGCAACTTCCAGCAGCCCTCACCGGAGCTGCTCTATGAACAGTTCCGGGAGGTAGTGAAACAGACGGGGGCGCGCCGCTATTACTTCACCTCCGACAGCGCCGATCCGCTGGTTCTGGAATATTTTGCAAGGAGAATCATTGACGACGGCTTGAAAATAGACTGGTACTGCCACACCCGTGTTGACCTGAGGCTTACCAGGGAGCGCTGCGAGCTTTACGGGAAATCAGGGTGCACCGGCATCTATCTCGGTGTTGAGACCTTCAACGACAGGATACTGAAACTGATGAACAAGGGCATCACTTCTGAGTGTGCAGACCGGGTCCTCCGCCAGGTTGAAGGCGCCCTGGACCTCCGCCTCTACATGATGGTGGGCTTCCCCGGCGAGACCAGAGAAGAGGCCCTTGAAGACTTCCGCAGAGTGCAGGAATATCTGAAGCTCGGCCTTATCAAGGACTACCACTTCTCACCGGTGCAGATACTGCAGGGCTCCGCCATGTACCGGGACCTCGAAAAATACGGCATCACCAGCCTCATCACCACCGAGGGGGCCGATCTCGAGGGCGAGGTAAGCAACTTCACAAGCAGCGGGATGTCGCTGCAGCAGGTCATCGAATTTTTCCAGCAGTACGCTGCCGACCGCAGCAAGATCTTCCCGGAGTTCTTCTCCTCGGAGGGCCGGGAGCACCGGAGCCTCCGGATCAATGGCCGCGAGGTGGAGGCTGCCTTTGACATCGCTCAGATCGTGAGGACGGTGGACAGCCTCTGGGAGTTCGCGTACCTCACCAAGTCAAGATGGCTGGCCCTCGGCGAGAGCCGCATCGCCCCCCTGAAGCCCATGCTCACCGGGATGAGGCAGTGATGAAGAAAGAAGCAGAGGTGCTCCTCATCAATCCCCCCTTCGCAGAGCCGCGGCCCTATATCAGCATCCCCACGCTTGTTTCATATCTTGAGTCCCGGGGCATCCGCACCGCGGCATATGATCTCAACTGCGAGTTTTTCTACCGCTTTCTCACAAGGGAGAGGATCCGCAGGGGCATAGAATATGTTTCGGAGAGGTTCCTCGAGCTTAACGGCAGAGATGAGCTCGCCTTCAGGGAGATGCTTGAATACACGGTATGCTGCGATTTGCTCAGGGACATGGAGGAGCACCTGGGGAAGCTCACCCTGGCGCTCCTGCCTTTTTCAGATTTCCAGATACTCAGGAGCCTGGAGCTTGAGAGCCTGCTCAGCGGCCTCACGACAGCCCCCTATTTTCCCGAGCTCCTGATCTCGAAGCCCCAGTTCACTTATGCAAGCCCCTATTTCGAGTACTCCACGGCCGACATCGCGGAGAGCACGGGCCATGAGAGCTTTTATTCCGCCCTCTTAAGAGAGATAATCGCTGAAATACTCGACGAGTATGAGCCCAGGGTGGCGGGCATCTCAATAGTGCTCACAGAGCAGGTGGTGCCTGCTTTCCTTGCGGCACGCATCATCAAGGAGTTGAAGCCTGACCTTCATGTAACGGTCGGCGGGCCCTTTGTCTCCACTTATCTGAAGGATCTCAAGAACACGGTGCTCTTTGATTACGTGGACAGCCTGGTCTTTGACGAGGGTGAGCTCCCCCTCGAGCAGCTCGCCAGGGAGCTCGCGGGCACGAAGCCCGACCTCGGGAGAGTGCAGAACCTCGCATATCTGAAAAACGGGAGCCTTGTATCCACTCCCCCGGCAGAAACACTTCCTGCCGAGGCATCGCCTCCTCCCGACTACAGGGCCCTTCCCCTGGACAGGTATCTTGTCTCAGAAAGAAACGCCGAGATGCTCTTCAGGCTCTCGAAGGGATGCTCGTGGCACCGCTGCACCTTCTGCAGGACCGACATCGCGATGTGCCGGGAATACCGGCAGGCCCCTCATTCCTTCGTCTATGAGAGCCTGCTCGAGGTCATCAGGGACACGGGGTGCGGCAGGTTCCGCTTTACCAGCGAAGATTCTGACCCGCTGCTCCTTGAGCATATCTCGAAGAGGCTCCTGGAAGACGGCATATCCATAAAGTGGCGATGCCACGCACGCGTTGACGCGCGGTTCACCAGGGAGCGCGGCGAGCTCTACCGCAAGGCGGGGTGCACGAGCCTTTACCTCGGCGTGGAATCTTTCAGCGACAGGATCCTGCGCATGATGAACAAGGGGATTACCTGCGGGCTCATTGACAGGGTCCTCACAGAGCTCGGCGGCGGCGTTCCCGTGCGCCTCTATATGATGGTGGGATTTCCGGGGGAGACTGAAGAAGAGGCGCTCGCCGGGTACGGGAAGGTGCGCTCCCTTCTTGAGCAAGGCCTTATCGGCGACTATAAGTACTCTATCTTCGAGATGCAGTCAGGATCAGAAGTGGGGGAGCACCCGGAGCGTTTCGGCCTCAGTGATCTTAGCCGTTACCCGCGCTCGGACCTGCCCTCTGAGATACTGGAGTTCGAAAGCAGAGGGATGCCCAGGGAACGGGCTCTCATGCTGGCCGCAGAGTTCGAGAAAAACAGGAGAGAGTGGGATCCCCAGCTGGACAGGGTCTGTGAGCGCTATGAAGAGACGGTTGAGCACGTCACTGTGAAGGGAGACCCCGTGGAGGTGAGGTTCAACGTCAAGGAGATACTGGAGAGAATGGCCCATTCCACGGGGCTCTATTTCCTCCCCCGGATCGGGGAATGGATACGGTACGGGGAACAGCATATCACCCCTGTCAGGGCTGCCCGCCGGGCGTCGCAGCCGCTCAGCACTGTATGAAAAAACCTGTTGACGTGCTTCTCATCAATCCTCCCTTCTCAAGGCCCGATGAGCCTGTGATAGGCATCGCCACCCTCGCGGCATATCTCAAGACGAGGCAGATCACTGTCGAGGCGAAAGATGCAAGCCTCGAGCTCTTTCGCAGAACAGTAACGAATGACTGCATCAATGAAGAGAGAGCCTATGCCGGAGAGAGGTTCACGGAGCTCAACGGCAGAAGCGTTCTCGACTTCTGCGGGATCTATGAGTACGTGAGGCTCTTTTCCCTGCTTCTGCGCCTGCAGGGGCTTCAGGGCATCTTTGATGATGCCGGGGGGGATCTCTGGGAAAAGCTCAGGCATGCAAGCGACACGGTGAGGTCCTCGTTTCTCGAGCTTGCCACGGCATCGTTCTTTCCCCGCTTCATACTCTATGGAGGCCCGCCGACCTTCAGCTGCCACTCTCCTTACCACCACTTCTCCAAAGCCGACATACTCGCTTCCCTTGACGATCCCGCCTGGTACTCCGAGGCGCTCGAGAATACTATTGCACTGTACTTTGAGGAGATGAGCCCGCGGATCGCCGCAATCTCGGTGTCATACTTTAACCAGATTATTCCGGCCTTTCAGTGCGCCCGCATCATAAGAAGGATTGCGCCGGGTGTCCATATCAGCATGGGAGGATCGGCGGTCCAGATATTTTTTCGGAAGGTGAGGGATACCGGGCTCTTCGCCATTGTTGACACCATTGCCACCGGAGACGGCGAGGCGACGCTCGAGGCGCTCTCACGAGAGCTTCAGAGGAAGTCAGCCTCACTGGAGGCGGTGCCAGGAATCATCTACCTGTCAGGCACGATGGTGAAAAAAAATGACCCGGCGCCGCCCCTTCCTGTTGAAGGCCTCTCCCTCCCCGATTACAGGGCCTTCCCCCCGGAAGACTTCATGGCCGGCCCCGAGGCAATGCGCTTGCCCCTGAGGCTCTCGAAGGGGTGCTCCTGGGGCAGGTGCTCCTTCTGCCGGACCGAGCTTTCCATGATAAAAGCGTACCAGGCGCCGACGGCGGGGCGCCTCTTCCCGATGGTCACCGATTTCATCATTGCCACGGGGTGCCGGAAGATCCACTTTGCCGACGAGTCAATTGATCCCGAAGCCCTGGAGGAGATCTCGAAAGAGCTCATCGGCAGGGAACTCACCCTTGACTGGAACTTTCAGACGAGAATCAACAGAAAGATCACTGAGAGGCGCTGCAGGCTCTTCAGGGAGGCGGGATGCTCGGCCATCTCCTTCGGTGCAGAATCCTTCAGCGACAGGGTCCTTGGCCTGATGAGCAAGGGCATCACGGCAGAGCTCATAGAAAAGGTGCTCTATGAGGCCGGGAGCGTTCTGCCTGTCACCATCTTCATGATGGTGGGCTTCCCCGGCGAGACCGAAGAGGAAGCGAGGGAGAGCTTCAGGAAAGTCCGGGAGCTTGCCCGGGCAGGAGTGATCCGCGATTATATCTACTCCCCCTTCATTATCCACTCAGGCTCTGCAATGATGGCGGAGCCGGGGCGCTACGGCATCACCGAGCTGCACCACGGTCCTGGAGAAGACCTTTCACCTGATATCATCGATTATCAGTGCACCGGCATGGCAAGGGAAAAAGCCAGGGAGCTCTTCATCGAGTTTTCCCGGAGCCAGGCAGGCCGCCGGCCCTGGCCGCCGGAGGTCAGGATAGGAAAAAATACCGTTCCGCGGAGGTTTGACGTGGAAGAAATGATGGGGATCATTGCCCGGGAGACCTCCATGCGCCCTGCGATGCCCCTCTACCGCCTGATCATCACGGCAGAAGCGTCGCTTGCTCCTGAATCCATATGACAGGGAGGAGAAAAACGTGTTCACAGAAAAGAGCCGCCTTTCCCTCAAGAGAACCATATACTCGGTGATGCTTGACGGCAAAGATCTCGTGCTTCTTTGCACCCCCTGCGAGCCCGTGGTGCTGAAGGAGCTCTCACCTTTCAGAAGGGAACTCCTCATTCTGCTTGACGGGAGGCGCACCGCGGGAGAGATCATGCAGGAGCTGAACGCGCGGGGCCATCGGTGCATTTTCAGCAAGGTGAGGGAAGAGCTTGATCGGCTCGATGAGTGGCTCCTTCTGGAAGAGGAGGGTGATGCTCCTTTGCCGGAGGATACAGAGCATGCGGGGCGTAACGACCGCACGCGCCTGTGGTTCGCCGCCAGGAGGACCTCAGGTGCCTCCTTTGCCCGCCAGGCAGAGAGAGATCTCCAGTCGGCCCATATCGTCCTCTTCGGCCTGGGAGGGCTGGGCTCGCAGCTCTTCACCCAGCTCCTGCTGACAGGCATCGGTGAGATCACCGCCGTTGACTGCGAGAAGGTGGAGGAGAGCAACCTGAACAGGCAGAGCCTCTTCTACGAGAGCAACGTGGGCCGCCTGAAGACGGAGGCTGCGGCGGAGCGGGCCCGGCTGATGAACAGCTCAGCATCCATTCATTTTGTGGATAAGAGAATCGCCTCGGCTGGAGACTTCGCCTCACTGATGGCCCCTGCGAGCCTGGCGCTCCTCGCCGCCGATACTCCCCGCGACATGATATTCGACTGGATGAACGAGGCCAGTTACACGACAGGCGTGCCGGTGCTCTACAGCAACGGTGTCCTCCAGTCCTCCATGGGGATCGGCCCGCTGGTGATCCCTGGCAGGACGGCGTGCTATCAGTGCTCGATGCCCGAAGGCGCCCGTTTTGAAGACCCCCTCGTGGAGCAGATCAACAGGCGGCACTGCCACGGGGTGATACTCCCTCCTCTTGCCATGTGCGCGGGTCTTATGGTGCTTGAGCTCGTGAGGCATCTCACTGGATGCGAACCCTGCCGGATTTATGACCGCAGGCTTCACATGGACTTCAGAAATTACCGGATGTGGTTCCAGGATATAGAAAAGCGCCGGAGCTGCCCTTTCTGCGAACAGAGAGCGCCATGACAGGCTGCAGGCTCCCCGCCGGTGAATTGGCGCCCGGCAGGCTTCCTGAGGTGTGCCTTGGCTAGGTGAGCTGGCGGTCCGCCAGCTTCCTGAAGGTGCCCTCGACGCTCATGAGCTCTTTGAAGGTGCCTGCCTGCACGATCCTCCCTTTCTCCAGCACATAGATCCTGTCGGCCTTCACCACGGTGCTGAGCCTCTGTGCTATTACTATCTTTGTGGCCTTGAGAGTGAGAAGCTGTTCCGTCACCACGCTCTGGACCCTGTTGTCAAGAGAGCTCGTCGCTTCATCGAAGAGCAGTATTCTCGGCTTTTTCGCCAGGGCCCGGGCTATCAGGAGCCTCTGCTTCTGGCCTCCTGAGAAAGTCTGTTCCCCTTCCATGACCACGGTGTGCATTCCCATCGGCATGGCCTTGATATCCTGGTCTATGCCGGCTGTCCTTGCTGCCTCCCACGCGTCATCGAGGGAGAGCTCCACCGAGCCCGAGATGTTGGAAAAGATATCGCCGGCCATCAGCTCGCTTTTCTGCAGCACTGCTCCAATCTGGCTCCTCACGGCCGAGATGTCGAGGGTCCCGAGGTCTCTCCCGTCATAGTAAAGGGCCCCCTGCTCGGGCGCCTCAAAGCCGAGGAGGCACCTGAAAAGGGTTGATTTCCCTGATCCCGAGGGCCCCACGAAGGCAATAAACTCGCCGGGCTTCGCCTGGAAGGTGACGCTCTTCAGCACCATGGGACCGTCGGTCCTGTAACGGAAAGAGAGATTGCTCGCCTCCACGGCACCATGGAGCTCGCCGGGGTCAAGCTTCTCCTCGTCAACCTCCTGTAATGCCTCAAATATAGGCTTCATCCTGTCGTAGAGGGGAACGCTCCTTACGAGCTCCCCCGCAATGGCACCCAACTGGATCATGGCGGCAAGAAACCCGGTGAAGGCGGCGTTGAAAGCGAGAAAATTCCCCAGGCTCATGGAGGTCCCTCCGATGACCTCAGCGTTATGCTCCATGGTGGCGGCGAGAGCAAAAATTGCGCCTGCGGACAGGAGAGGGAGCATTGAGGTGAAGACCTCGAGACGGGCGCCCACAAGGCCGGCTTTATAGGAAAAGTTTTTCTGACGCGAGAACTTCCCGGCCCATTCTGAAAAAGCGAGAGCCTGTGCCCCTGCTATCTTTATCTTGCCGATCCCTTTCACAAGGTCAAAGACGAAGCCATAGAGCTGTCCCTGGATATTGATCTCTCTGCGGGCGAGGGAAAGCTGGAGAGAGCTGGCAAGAATAATCGCCGCGAGCAGTGCCAGGGCAAAGAGAGCGGCAGTTATTGCAAGACTGCTCTGATAATAGAAAAGGATCAGAAAGCTGAAGGAGGCATAGATCGCCCCCTGTATGGCCGGTAAGGCAAGGCCCTCGAAGAACTGGCTCATGATGGAGTCGAAGCCCAGGGAGCGCATGGCGAGATCACCTGACGAGTACCTGTTGAAGAAAGCGCAGGGCAGGGCCATGAGCCGATCCCACAGGGCGCACTGGATGACGCCCTTGGCCGTTCCTTCCATCCTGAGAAAAGCAACACCCTGGGTAAACTGAAAGACTGCCACCGCAAGAGAGCCCGCCAGAAGGGCCACGGAGAGCTGCACCAGGAGGGGCATCTCCCTTTCCGGGACTATCAAGTCAAAGATTATCCCCGTCGCCACAGGAATAAGCAGGCCGAATAACCCCATTGCCATCGCCACAAAAACCGATACCTTCATGTCGGATTTAAGCAGCGGCAGGCTGATGAGCAGGATATCCCGTAGGGAAAGAGGTTTATTGG
It includes:
- a CDS encoding radical SAM protein; translated protein: MTRKPVDVLLLNPPLSLPMPYLSIPVLASYLRSQGISVAAYDVNGEFYYRFITRENVRRGISHAAERLQVLNGREELRFTEMIEYISSYYYLTEVEKNLPKVTAYLFPFSDWKLLQQLDIDKLLMTLATLPYFPEILVTKPQFMYTSPYYEFSSKEIMESTGHESFYSAAVREIMEDLLSEYDPKLIGISLAFSVQALPAFLMARFIKEIRPECHLTIGGTFVSSYMRSLRDDTLFRHVDSFVLDEGEFPLVQLLREYAGGKPDLRKVQNLIFAEKGEVIYTGPAEPFDLEKSSAPDYGVFPLEKYTVPREDLMILFRIARGCPWQKCTFCRTDIPQCSNFQQPSPELLYEQFREVVKQTGARRYYFTSDSADPLVLEYFARRIIDDGLKIDWYCHTRVDLRLTRERCELYGKSGCTGIYLGVETFNDRILKLMNKGITSECADRVLRQVEGALDLRLYMMVGFPGETREEALEDFRRVQEYLKLGLIKDYHFSPVQILQGSAMYRDLEKYGITSLITTEGADLEGEVSNFTSSGMSLQQVIEFFQQYAADRSKIFPEFFSSEGREHRSLRINGREVEAAFDIAQIVRTVDSLWEFAYLTKSRWLALGESRIAPLKPMLTGMRQ
- a CDS encoding radical SAM protein, which produces MKKEAEVLLINPPFAEPRPYISIPTLVSYLESRGIRTAAYDLNCEFFYRFLTRERIRRGIEYVSERFLELNGRDELAFREMLEYTVCCDLLRDMEEHLGKLTLALLPFSDFQILRSLELESLLSGLTTAPYFPELLISKPQFTYASPYFEYSTADIAESTGHESFYSALLREIIAEILDEYEPRVAGISIVLTEQVVPAFLAARIIKELKPDLHVTVGGPFVSTYLKDLKNTVLFDYVDSLVFDEGELPLEQLARELAGTKPDLGRVQNLAYLKNGSLVSTPPAETLPAEASPPPDYRALPLDRYLVSERNAEMLFRLSKGCSWHRCTFCRTDIAMCREYRQAPHSFVYESLLEVIRDTGCGRFRFTSEDSDPLLLEHISKRLLEDGISIKWRCHARVDARFTRERGELYRKAGCTSLYLGVESFSDRILRMMNKGITCGLIDRVLTELGGGVPVRLYMMVGFPGETEEEALAGYGKVRSLLEQGLIGDYKYSIFEMQSGSEVGEHPERFGLSDLSRYPRSDLPSEILEFESRGMPRERALMLAAEFEKNRREWDPQLDRVCERYEETVEHVTVKGDPVEVRFNVKEILERMAHSTGLYFLPRIGEWIRYGEQHITPVRAARRASQPLSTV
- a CDS encoding radical SAM protein; this encodes MKKPVDVLLINPPFSRPDEPVIGIATLAAYLKTRQITVEAKDASLELFRRTVTNDCINEERAYAGERFTELNGRSVLDFCGIYEYVRLFSLLLRLQGLQGIFDDAGGDLWEKLRHASDTVRSSFLELATASFFPRFILYGGPPTFSCHSPYHHFSKADILASLDDPAWYSEALENTIALYFEEMSPRIAAISVSYFNQIIPAFQCARIIRRIAPGVHISMGGSAVQIFFRKVRDTGLFAIVDTIATGDGEATLEALSRELQRKSASLEAVPGIIYLSGTMVKKNDPAPPLPVEGLSLPDYRAFPPEDFMAGPEAMRLPLRLSKGCSWGRCSFCRTELSMIKAYQAPTAGRLFPMVTDFIIATGCRKIHFADESIDPEALEEISKELIGRELTLDWNFQTRINRKITERRCRLFREAGCSAISFGAESFSDRVLGLMSKGITAELIEKVLYEAGSVLPVTIFMMVGFPGETEEEARESFRKVRELARAGVIRDYIYSPFIIHSGSAMMAEPGRYGITELHHGPGEDLSPDIIDYQCTGMAREKARELFIEFSRSQAGRRPWPPEVRIGKNTVPRRFDVEEMMGIIARETSMRPAMPLYRLIITAEASLAPESI
- a CDS encoding ThiF family adenylyltransferase; translated protein: MFTEKSRLSLKRTIYSVMLDGKDLVLLCTPCEPVVLKELSPFRRELLILLDGRRTAGEIMQELNARGHRCIFSKVREELDRLDEWLLLEEEGDAPLPEDTEHAGRNDRTRLWFAARRTSGASFARQAERDLQSAHIVLFGLGGLGSQLFTQLLLTGIGEITAVDCEKVEESNLNRQSLFYESNVGRLKTEAAAERARLMNSSASIHFVDKRIASAGDFASLMAPASLALLAADTPRDMIFDWMNEASYTTGVPVLYSNGVLQSSMGIGPLVIPGRTACYQCSMPEGARFEDPLVEQINRRHCHGVILPPLAMCAGLMVLELVRHLTGCEPCRIYDRRLHMDFRNYRMWFQDIEKRRSCPFCEQRAP
- a CDS encoding NHLP bacteriocin export ABC transporter permease/ATPase subunit, with the translated sequence MEGDGRNESNRPEGRRAVGGNEPFFAEGTGSVWIVRKNRVNIFAVRHGGAASYRHYVCTIEKDEALFGFEPFQGIALLAVGENGTELQETSISAVGAELVPLADRWIEALSRGLLRTASLPRKLRLLTEGEEYLAEKDDAISSLAPVLWISHREGASAFMGIDGEPCALSGSYFPLSRLGWASCREPSRLKSLTTAHYVAEDRELAGLSAFHRAVLCAIGHSMDGQERRESETIEQRRQHEGQVLSKALHYLASSTEKAGSPGEEAPSGESPLFNACRRVAEYMHFTLKEPPASHGENAPPLSLSAISRASKVRTRRVTLEGDWWKRERGPMVGFLKESGKPLALLPCKGRYKGVASGEISEFPVDRERAASIDTKAYMLYRPFPNKPLSLRDILLISLPLLKSDMKVSVFVAMAMGLFGLLIPVATGIIFDLIVPEREMPLLVQLSVALLAGSLAVAVFQFTQGVAFLRMEGTAKGVIQCALWDRLMALPCAFFNRYSSGDLAMRSLGFDSIMSQFFEGLALPAIQGAIYASFSFLILFYYQSSLAITAALFALALLAAIILASSLQLSLARREINIQGQLYGFVFDLVKGIGKIKIAGAQALAFSEWAGKFSRQKNFSYKAGLVGARLEVFTSMLPLLSAGAIFALAATMEHNAEVIGGTSMSLGNFLAFNAAFTGFLAAMIQLGAIAGELVRSVPLYDRMKPIFEALQEVDEEKLDPGELHGAVEASNLSFRYRTDGPMVLKSVTFQAKPGEFIAFVGPSGSGKSTLFRCLLGFEAPEQGALYYDGRDLGTLDISAVRSQIGAVLQKSELMAGDIFSNISGSVELSLDDAWEAARTAGIDQDIKAMPMGMHTVVMEGEQTFSGGQKQRLLIARALAKKPRILLFDEATSSLDNRVQSVVTEQLLTLKATKIVIAQRLSTVVKADRIYVLEKGRIVQAGTFKELMSVEGTFRKLADRQLT